In one Bacillus sp. Marseille-P3661 genomic region, the following are encoded:
- the trpB gene encoding tryptophan synthase subunit beta: MSRAKAEEKGYFGSFGGSMVPPQLQEALDYIETQFEKYKDDEEFNQEFKYYLKEYVGRENPLTFAQNLTRKLGGAKIYLKREDLNHMGAHKINNVLGQILLAKRMGAKRVIAETGAGQHGVATAMVCAMFDIECVIYMGLEDTKRQALNVFRMEMLGAQVVAVSKGQARLKDAVDEALNDLIANYKNTFYLLGSAVGPHPYPTMVKHFQSVISEESKRQILEKEGRLPIAVVACVGGGSNAIGAFAHYIDEPTVRLIGVEPDQAATMTKGVPAVIHGFKTLTLLDEEGNPQPTFSIAAGLDYPGVGPEHSYLKESGRAEYYTVSNEEVLDAFKTLSRTEGIIPALESTHAVAYTLKLAKQLGKEDIIIVNISGRGDKDVQHVYNLLKEKNEQN, from the coding sequence ATGAGTAGAGCTAAAGCAGAGGAAAAAGGTTACTTTGGATCTTTTGGTGGAAGTATGGTTCCTCCACAATTACAAGAAGCACTAGATTATATAGAAACCCAATTTGAAAAATACAAGGATGACGAGGAATTTAATCAAGAATTTAAATACTATTTAAAGGAATATGTTGGCCGTGAAAATCCACTAACATTTGCCCAAAACTTAACACGTAAGCTTGGCGGTGCTAAGATCTATCTGAAACGTGAGGACCTAAACCACATGGGGGCCCACAAAATAAATAACGTACTTGGACAGATTCTCCTAGCTAAAAGAATGGGAGCCAAAAGAGTAATAGCAGAAACAGGCGCTGGCCAACATGGTGTTGCAACTGCAATGGTTTGCGCCATGTTTGACATTGAATGTGTGATTTATATGGGACTAGAGGATACAAAACGACAAGCATTAAACGTATTCCGCATGGAGATGTTGGGTGCCCAAGTTGTTGCAGTATCAAAGGGACAAGCCCGATTAAAGGACGCTGTTGATGAAGCATTAAATGACCTAATAGCCAACTACAAAAATACTTTTTATTTATTAGGTTCAGCAGTAGGGCCACATCCATATCCAACAATGGTGAAACATTTCCAATCTGTCATTAGTGAAGAATCTAAACGTCAAATCTTAGAGAAGGAAGGACGTTTGCCAATTGCAGTTGTTGCTTGTGTAGGTGGCGGAAGTAATGCAATTGGAGCATTTGCCCATTATATTGACGAACCTACTGTGCGTTTAATTGGCGTTGAGCCTGATCAAGCCGCTACAATGACTAAGGGTGTGCCAGCAGTAATTCACGGTTTTAAAACACTGACATTATTAGATGAGGAAGGCAATCCGCAGCCCACTTTTTCAATAGCTGCTGGTCTCGATTATCCTGGAGTTGGACCCGAGCATAGTTATTTAAAAGAAAGCGGTCGGGCAGAATATTATACGGTTTCAAACGAAGAAGTTTTAGATGCCTTCAAAACCTTAAGTAGAACCGAGGGAATTATTCCTGCATTAGAAAGTACACATGCTGTGGCCTACACTTTAAAGCTAGCTAAGCAATTGGGCAAAGAAGATATTATTATTGTTAATATTTCAGGACGTGGTGATAAAGATGTCCAACATGTATATAACCTTTTGAAAGAAAAAAACGAACAAAACTAA
- a CDS encoding glycoside hydrolase domain-containing protein has protein sequence MAKYIWGVDSAQKVTPSLYQCVMNNFGYPNYWGRYLTTVPNASEGLSKDEINFMKSKGIRLLPIYNNFKDATGYREGQVAASNAIFHARRLDIPKGAPIFANIERFFQVDNAWIQAWVETMYPSGFLSGFYHDPNEGRFNDEFCAAAQNNNQVKTQSILWSAEPHIGVTGNRKAPPFNPRKTNCDSNIWAWQYGRDSNSCPIDSNLIDKRLFNKLPL, from the coding sequence TTGGCAAAATATATCTGGGGAGTCGATTCCGCCCAAAAAGTAACTCCAAGTTTATACCAATGCGTGATGAACAATTTTGGTTATCCAAATTATTGGGGAAGGTACTTAACTACAGTTCCCAATGCTTCCGAAGGTTTATCAAAGGATGAAATTAACTTTATGAAGTCAAAAGGTATTAGGTTATTACCCATTTACAATAATTTTAAAGATGCGACTGGTTATCGTGAAGGTCAAGTTGCCGCCTCAAATGCAATTTTCCATGCTAGACGTCTCGATATTCCAAAAGGCGCGCCTATTTTTGCCAATATAGAACGATTTTTTCAGGTTGATAATGCCTGGATCCAAGCATGGGTTGAAACCATGTACCCAAGCGGATTTTTAAGTGGCTTTTATCATGATCCCAATGAAGGTCGTTTTAATGATGAATTTTGCGCAGCGGCTCAAAATAACAACCAAGTTAAAACGCAGTCTATTTTATGGAGTGCCGAGCCTCATATAGGTGTTACTGGAAATCGTAAAGCACCGCCTTTCAATCCGAGAAAAACTAATTGTGATAGCAATATCTGGGCATGGCAATATGGTCGTGACTCTAACTCATGTCCGATCGACTCAAATTTAATAGATAAAAGATTATTTAATAAGCTGCCACTCTAA
- a CDS encoding DUF4349 domain-containing protein codes for MRRTLFIVIILVPLLLVACGNAGSESSSENSSIVRDGQAGVASSEEVAIESTDNKLAEDVHLDNRLVAYKAEFAVEVQGLKDKIKIIQEEITNKGGFTVESYIYDVGEGRQNARIVAKVPQPEFENFLSFIESESERVNERNIHGEDVTEEYVDLDSRLKAKRVVEERLLTFISNAKTTKELLEISSELGTVQEQIEQIEGKLKYLQNRTNFSLVTINLYDAEIIVPALAKDHLNTWERAQKSFVETINILREVSAGIIIFLVGFSPIWLIGILLLSIIWLVLKRKKAIKRNNTSGQE; via the coding sequence ATGAGAAGAACATTGTTTATCGTTATTATATTAGTACCTTTATTGCTAGTAGCCTGTGGGAATGCAGGGTCCGAAAGTAGTTCGGAAAATAGCTCTATTGTTAGGGACGGGCAGGCGGGAGTTGCTTCATCCGAAGAAGTGGCTATAGAAAGCACAGATAACAAATTAGCTGAAGATGTTCATTTAGACAATAGATTGGTTGCATATAAGGCAGAATTTGCAGTAGAAGTTCAAGGATTAAAAGACAAAATTAAAATAATTCAAGAAGAGATTACTAATAAGGGTGGCTTTACTGTTGAATCCTATATTTATGACGTTGGTGAAGGGAGACAAAATGCTAGAATAGTTGCTAAAGTCCCCCAGCCTGAGTTTGAAAATTTTTTAAGTTTTATTGAATCAGAAAGTGAGCGTGTAAATGAGCGAAATATTCATGGAGAAGATGTCACGGAAGAATATGTTGATTTGGATTCAAGATTAAAAGCTAAGAGAGTTGTTGAAGAACGACTGTTAACCTTTATAAGTAATGCCAAAACAACGAAAGAATTACTTGAAATTTCTAGTGAACTAGGCACTGTTCAAGAACAAATTGAACAAATTGAAGGAAAGCTCAAATACTTGCAGAATCGTACAAATTTTTCGCTAGTTACTATAAATTTGTATGATGCAGAAATTATTGTACCAGCTCTAGCTAAAGACCATTTAAACACGTGGGAACGAGCTCAAAAGAGCTTTGTAGAAACAATTAATATATTAAGAGAAGTAAGTGCTGGAATTATCATTTTCTTAGTTGGATTTTCACCAATATGGTTGATAGGTATCCTTCTTCTTTCGATTATTTGGCTAGTGCTAAAAAGAAAAAAAGCAATTAAACGTAATAATACAAGCGGCCAGGAGTAA
- a CDS encoding PilZ domain-containing protein, which translates to MYKRNESFRYQFAPPILGEFKLTMIGDRPINSSSGIIHIIDISQGGIKCKIPFDIDVKQSVKLRLSFKINDNVLKLTGMFIWKQKKINQYYYGVKLDTNDTLYTILKEELKRYEQSKRTSRDNE; encoded by the coding sequence ATGTATAAGCGAAATGAATCCTTTCGTTACCAATTTGCGCCACCGATTTTAGGAGAATTTAAACTGACGATGATTGGTGACCGACCTATAAATAGCTCAAGTGGAATAATCCATATCATAGATATTAGTCAAGGTGGAATTAAGTGTAAAATCCCTTTTGATATTGATGTAAAACAATCTGTTAAGTTGCGGCTTTCTTTTAAGATTAACGATAATGTTTTGAAACTTACTGGTATGTTTATTTGGAAACAAAAAAAGATTAATCAATACTATTATGGAGTAAAACTTGATACCAATGACACTTTATATACAATACTAAAGGAAGAGTTAAAACGTTATGAACAATCAAAGCGTACATCACGAGATAATGAGTAA
- a CDS encoding N-acetyltransferase: MIIRKAVIRDVDAIFELIDLYANENLLLPRTHLSLYENIQCIRVVEQDGEIIAAGGLHVLGKDLAEVRSLVVNEKAKGIGIGKKIVFALIEDADTLGVENVFSMTYQVDFFKKCGFKIIDKQELPQKIWKDCMSCPKFLNCDETALLIKVADYKKEYRDSKSYL; this comes from the coding sequence ATGATAATTCGTAAAGCGGTGATTCGTGATGTTGATGCTATATTTGAATTAATAGATTTATATGCAAATGAGAATCTTCTGTTACCCCGAACACATCTTTCACTATATGAAAATATTCAATGTATTAGAGTAGTAGAACAAGACGGTGAGATAATTGCTGCTGGGGGTCTTCATGTTTTAGGAAAAGATCTAGCAGAAGTACGGTCACTCGTGGTTAATGAAAAGGCAAAAGGAATTGGGATCGGTAAGAAAATTGTTTTTGCTTTAATTGAAGATGCAGATACTTTAGGTGTTGAGAATGTATTTTCTATGACCTACCAAGTTGATTTCTTTAAAAAATGTGGGTTTAAAATCATAGATAAACAAGAACTGCCACAAAAAATTTGGAAAGATTGTATGAGTTGTCCAAAGTTTCTTAATTGCGATGAGACAGCGTTATTAATTAAAGTTGCTGATTATAAAAAAGAATATCGCGATAGTAAAAGTTATTTGTAA
- a CDS encoding glutamate-5-semialdehyde dehydrogenase: MSELIEKARKAKEVAVELAVKTTEQKNDALMKISAQLIKETEFILSENEKDLMTGEQNGLTVSLLDRLRLTEQRIKDMADALIQLTTLEDPIGEVMDSWERPNGLKIQQIRVPLGVVGMIYEARPNVTVDASSLCLKTGNAVILRGSSTAIHSNKALINVIHRALELSEIPIAAVQLLEDTSRETASQLFKLNDYLDVLIPRGGAGLIKSVVENSTVPVLETGVGNCHIFIDESANKEMAINIAVNAKTQRPSVCNAAETILVHQNWASNHLNELVAALEDKKVEIRADEKLRELVPSLKKATDEDWGTEYLDLTVAMKSVPNIEMAISHINKYGSKHSEAIITDMEENVVKFFNYIDAAALYHNASTRFTDGFEFGFGAEIGISTQKLHARGPMGLPALTSTKYIINGTGQLK, translated from the coding sequence ATGAGTGAATTAATAGAAAAGGCTAGAAAAGCAAAAGAAGTAGCCGTTGAACTTGCTGTAAAAACAACAGAACAAAAAAATGATGCATTAATGAAGATTAGTGCGCAGCTAATTAAAGAAACCGAATTTATTTTAAGCGAAAATGAAAAAGATCTAATGACAGGAGAACAAAACGGTCTTACTGTTTCTTTGCTTGACCGTCTCAGATTAACAGAACAGCGTATTAAGGATATGGCTGATGCTTTAATCCAATTAACAACATTAGAGGATCCAATTGGAGAAGTGATGGATTCTTGGGAACGACCTAATGGATTAAAAATACAGCAAATACGGGTGCCATTAGGCGTTGTCGGGATGATTTACGAAGCGAGACCAAATGTAACTGTGGATGCATCTAGCTTATGCTTAAAAACTGGAAATGCAGTTATTTTACGGGGAAGTTCAACTGCTATCCATTCTAATAAAGCGCTTATAAATGTCATACACCGTGCATTAGAATTATCAGAGATCCCTATTGCTGCTGTGCAATTATTAGAAGACACGAGTAGGGAAACTGCCTCACAATTGTTCAAATTAAATGATTATTTAGATGTACTTATCCCACGTGGTGGCGCAGGGTTAATTAAGTCCGTTGTTGAGAATTCTACTGTACCAGTATTAGAGACGGGTGTTGGCAATTGTCATATCTTCATTGACGAATCTGCTAATAAAGAAATGGCTATAAATATTGCTGTTAATGCAAAAACACAACGTCCTTCTGTTTGTAATGCTGCTGAAACGATTTTAGTACACCAAAATTGGGCGTCTAATCACCTCAATGAATTAGTTGCTGCACTTGAGGATAAGAAAGTGGAAATTCGCGCTGATGAGAAATTAAGAGAGTTAGTTCCGTCATTGAAGAAAGCTACTGATGAAGATTGGGGAACTGAATACCTCGATCTAACAGTTGCTATGAAAAGCGTGCCTAATATAGAGATGGCAATTAGCCATATCAACAAATATGGTTCAAAACATTCGGAAGCAATAATAACTGATATGGAAGAGAATGTTGTGAAATTCTTTAATTATATCGATGCTGCGGCATTATATCACAATGCCTCAACAAGATTTACGGATGGATTTGAATTTGGATTTGGGGCTGAAATTGGTATAAGTACGCAAAAACTTCATGCTCGTGGACCGATGGGGCTTCCGGCACTTACTTCAACTAAATATATAATTAATGGTACTGGTCAGCTGAAATAA
- the proB gene encoding glutamate 5-kinase — protein MAKQRIVVKIGSSSLTNTNGGLSIEKLAEHVEALSLLKRFGHEVILISSGAVAAGFKGLGYPTRPVTIAGKQAAAAVGQGLLMQGYTEQFKKHNIVTAQLLLTRSTFSNKDQYNNAYSTLSELLKRDVLPIINENDSISVDELTFGDNDMLSALVSGLVHANFLVILTDVNGLYDQNPKDNPKAKKYNFLPEITDALFESASSSGSKMGTGGMKSKVEAARTALSLGVNVFIGTGEGSEKLVDILSGKGDGTYIGHPNQAGVTNLKQWLSLHSKVAGVIEVDQGAVQALLEKGKSLLPAGVTNILGDFVAGDVVEVVSPKGEVIGRGEVNYSSLDLVKVKGLSTDEAKGMIDHDQSVVIHRNQWVTLRKEKIKK, from the coding sequence GTGGCCAAACAACGAATTGTTGTTAAAATAGGAAGTAGCTCATTAACCAATACAAACGGTGGCTTATCGATAGAAAAATTAGCTGAACATGTCGAAGCATTATCTCTATTAAAAAGATTTGGGCATGAAGTAATCTTAATTTCATCAGGTGCTGTTGCTGCAGGTTTTAAAGGACTGGGTTATCCGACACGCCCGGTCACGATAGCTGGTAAACAAGCTGCTGCTGCAGTTGGGCAAGGTTTGTTAATGCAAGGTTACACAGAGCAATTTAAGAAACACAATATAGTTACCGCGCAATTATTATTGACAAGATCTACATTCTCAAACAAAGATCAGTATAATAATGCATATTCTACGTTGTCTGAATTATTAAAACGGGATGTATTACCAATCATTAATGAAAATGATTCTATTTCTGTTGATGAATTAACATTTGGTGACAATGATATGCTGTCAGCATTAGTTAGCGGTTTAGTACATGCTAATTTTTTAGTCATTTTAACAGATGTCAATGGATTATATGACCAAAATCCTAAAGATAATCCAAAGGCAAAAAAATATAATTTCTTACCTGAAATTACAGATGCGCTTTTTGAATCAGCTTCTTCATCTGGATCGAAAATGGGAACAGGTGGCATGAAATCCAAAGTAGAGGCTGCACGTACTGCTCTTTCTTTAGGTGTAAACGTATTTATCGGCACAGGTGAAGGCTCTGAAAAATTAGTAGACATTTTAAGTGGTAAGGGTGATGGAACGTATATTGGGCATCCCAATCAAGCTGGTGTTACTAACTTAAAACAATGGCTTTCACTGCATTCTAAAGTTGCTGGTGTAATTGAAGTTGACCAAGGTGCTGTACAAGCATTGTTAGAGAAAGGGAAAAGTCTACTGCCTGCTGGAGTTACGAATATTTTAGGGGACTTTGTTGCTGGTGACGTTGTGGAAGTTGTTTCGCCAAAGGGTGAAGTGATAGGTAGAGGCGAGGTTAATTATTCTTCCTTAGACTTAGTTAAAGTAAAAGGATTATCAACAGATGAAGCAAAAGGGATGATTGATCATGACCAATCGGTCGTTATTCATCGGAATCAGTGGGTAACGTTAAGAAAGGAGAAAATAAAAAAATGA
- a CDS encoding ferredoxin family protein, with translation MEGDEIMAKMATTLEEKQYLVRYKADKKSHLTILDHDTCATKCPDKICTLFCPGEVYKWEELGRMFVGYEGCHECGSCRIGCPNDNIKWEYPKGGLGIVFRLA, from the coding sequence ATGGAAGGTGATGAAATAATGGCTAAAATGGCGACTACACTTGAAGAGAAACAATATTTAGTTCGCTATAAGGCGGACAAAAAATCGCATTTAACTATTTTGGACCATGACACCTGTGCGACAAAATGTCCTGATAAAATTTGTACGCTCTTTTGTCCTGGTGAAGTATATAAGTGGGAAGAATTGGGACGTATGTTTGTCGGATATGAAGGTTGTCATGAATGTGGGAGCTGCCGTATAGGATGTCCGAACGACAATATTAAATGGGAATATCCAAAAGGTGGTCTAGGTATTGTATTTAGATTAGCTTAA
- a CDS encoding FAD-dependent oxidoreductase, with the protein MSEKFDVVIVGAGPAGAACAYTSAKAGLKVLLIERGEYPGSKNVMGGILYRKQLEDIIPEFWKEAPLERPIVEQRAWMLDEKSCVSTSVKNVEWGVAPYNCFSVLRAKFDQWFAEKAVEAGALLINETLVKECIVENRKVIGVRTDRPDGDVYADIVVLADGVNSLLAKQLGFHKELRPDEVALCVMEVLNLPEKVIDDRFNVEEGHGVAIEIFGDATKGNLGTSFIYTNKESINIGVGVTLSSMKKEKIRPYELLEYVKNHPMVKPLIKDAESAEYLAHLIPEGGYHSIPKLYGDGVLVVGDAAQFVNGIHREGSNMAMTSGKMAADTIIEAKQKNDVSERALSKYKVKVMESFIGQDLEKYKDATHTFETNPQYFKEYIPLINKAASSFLSVDGIPKRDKQKESIKMMIGNKGTLGVVKDVYRAWKVMK; encoded by the coding sequence ATGTCTGAGAAATTTGATGTTGTTATTGTAGGTGCAGGACCAGCGGGAGCAGCTTGTGCATACACAAGTGCAAAAGCAGGTTTAAAGGTCTTATTAATTGAACGCGGGGAATATCCAGGTTCAAAAAACGTAATGGGCGGTATTTTATATAGAAAGCAATTGGAGGACATTATTCCAGAGTTTTGGAAAGAGGCACCGCTTGAAAGACCAATTGTCGAGCAGCGGGCATGGATGTTGGACGAAAAGTCATGTGTTAGTACTAGTGTTAAAAATGTTGAATGGGGGGTGGCTCCGTATAATTGTTTTTCTGTGCTACGAGCTAAGTTTGACCAATGGTTTGCTGAAAAAGCGGTAGAAGCAGGGGCATTGCTAATTAATGAAACTTTAGTAAAAGAGTGTATTGTCGAAAACCGAAAGGTTATTGGTGTTCGTACAGACCGACCGGACGGAGATGTTTATGCTGATATTGTTGTTTTAGCTGACGGCGTAAATTCATTACTTGCTAAACAGCTTGGATTTCATAAAGAACTACGTCCAGATGAAGTTGCACTTTGCGTAATGGAGGTATTAAATCTCCCTGAGAAAGTAATCGATGATCGTTTTAATGTAGAGGAAGGTCATGGCGTAGCGATAGAGATTTTTGGAGATGCAACAAAAGGAAATTTGGGAACATCATTTATATATACCAATAAAGAAAGTATTAACATTGGTGTAGGAGTAACATTATCAAGTATGAAGAAAGAAAAGATTCGCCCATATGAATTATTGGAATATGTTAAAAATCATCCAATGGTAAAACCACTCATTAAGGATGCAGAATCTGCTGAATATTTGGCACACCTTATTCCTGAAGGAGGGTACCATTCCATTCCAAAATTATATGGGGATGGAGTACTTGTCGTAGGGGATGCAGCACAATTTGTAAACGGAATACATCGCGAAGGTTCTAACATGGCGATGACATCTGGAAAAATGGCAGCTGACACAATTATTGAAGCTAAGCAGAAAAATGATGTGTCAGAACGGGCACTCTCAAAATATAAAGTAAAAGTTATGGAGAGCTTTATTGGACAAGACCTTGAAAAATATAAGGATGCTACTCATACGTTTGAGACAAACCCTCAATATTTCAAGGAGTATATTCCATTAATTAATAAAGCGGCTAGCAGTTTCCTATCAGTTGATGGTATACCAAAACGCGACAAGCAAAAAGAAAGTATAAAAATGATGATCGGTAATAAAGGAACACTAGGTGTAGTGAAGGATGTATATCGGGCATGGAAGGTGATGAAATAA
- a CDS encoding electron transfer flavoprotein subunit alpha/FixB family protein — protein sequence MIEEYKGVWVFIEEREGEIVGVSLELLGAGRELADKLGVPLAGVLLGNNIKCLPQVCFEYGADEVYIIDDPILENYRTESFMKGFSYLCNKYKPEIILYGATANGKDLASAIATDVSTGLTADTTMLDIDLEKRLLEASRPAFGGNIMATILCKKHRPQMATVRPKVMKALTPEQGRTGRTIEEKLDLQESSLRTKVLEIVINTTRKASLADAHIIVAGGKGMGDEKNFQLLYKLADVLGASVGGTRDVVEAGWLDHHLQIGQTGETVMPKIYFAFGISGAIQHVVGMKNSELVIAVNKDPNAAIFNASHYGIVGDAMEIIPLFINEFKAALEMSGGVVEHV from the coding sequence ATGATTGAAGAGTATAAAGGTGTCTGGGTATTTATCGAAGAAAGAGAGGGTGAAATTGTTGGGGTTTCACTTGAGCTTTTAGGTGCGGGACGAGAACTTGCAGATAAACTTGGCGTACCACTCGCGGGAGTACTTTTAGGTAATAATATAAAATGTTTGCCACAGGTTTGTTTTGAATATGGTGCAGATGAAGTATATATAATTGATGACCCAATACTAGAAAATTATCGAACTGAATCTTTTATGAAAGGATTTAGTTACCTATGCAATAAATATAAACCTGAAATTATACTTTATGGAGCTACAGCAAATGGTAAGGATTTGGCAAGTGCGATTGCAACGGATGTTAGCACAGGTTTAACCGCTGATACAACAATGCTTGATATAGATCTGGAAAAACGATTACTTGAGGCAAGCCGCCCTGCGTTTGGTGGAAATATTATGGCAACTATTTTATGTAAAAAGCATCGCCCACAAATGGCAACGGTAAGACCAAAGGTAATGAAAGCTTTAACTCCAGAGCAGGGTCGTACAGGTCGGACGATCGAAGAAAAACTAGACTTACAAGAAAGTAGTTTAAGAACAAAGGTGCTGGAAATTGTAATAAATACTACAAGGAAGGCTAGTTTAGCAGATGCCCACATTATAGTAGCTGGAGGGAAAGGAATGGGAGATGAAAAAAACTTTCAATTACTTTATAAATTGGCAGATGTTCTTGGGGCTAGTGTAGGGGGGACTCGGGATGTAGTTGAGGCTGGATGGCTGGACCATCATCTTCAAATTGGTCAAACAGGAGAAACGGTTATGCCAAAGATATACTTTGCGTTTGGGATTTCAGGTGCGATTCAGCATGTAGTTGGAATGAAAAACTCAGAATTAGTTATTGCAGTAAATAAAGATCCAAATGCCGCTATATTCAATGCGTCACATTATGGAATAGTAGGAGACGCAATGGAAATAATTCCTCTATTCATTAATGAATTTAAAGCAGCCTTAGAAATGTCCGGAGGTGTAGTAGAGCATGTCTGA
- a CDS encoding electron transfer flavoprotein subunit beta/FixA family protein — protein sequence MHIVVCVKQVPDTKIIKVNPKTNTLDRRGVPAILNPFDAQAVETAVRIKNQVGGKISVLSMGPPQAVQVIKKSIEIGADKGFLITDRRFAGADTLATSYALFKALEKISDEETVDLIICGLHAIDGDTGQVGPGIARRLDIPPVTKVIKIEEINACERTIKVHRKIEDGYEVIKAKLPCLLTVEKEINEISYSPLPNMIKAARYNPVIWTVDDFADVDISQLGLKGSPTVVGKMWAPQPPESAKLLEGSSSKQVSEMVTVLLTEKLELFEQK from the coding sequence ATGCATATCGTTGTTTGTGTTAAACAAGTACCAGACACAAAAATTATCAAGGTCAATCCAAAGACTAACACTTTAGATCGACGTGGTGTCCCTGCCATATTAAACCCGTTTGATGCACAAGCTGTTGAGACAGCTGTGCGGATTAAGAACCAGGTCGGAGGAAAAATATCCGTTCTTTCAATGGGGCCACCTCAAGCTGTTCAGGTAATTAAGAAGAGTATAGAAATTGGTGCAGATAAAGGTTTTTTAATAACTGATCGTAGGTTTGCTGGTGCAGATACTTTAGCAACTAGCTATGCACTATTTAAAGCTTTAGAGAAAATCTCTGATGAGGAAACAGTTGATTTAATCATCTGTGGACTGCATGCAATTGATGGAGACACAGGACAAGTAGGACCTGGAATAGCAAGACGTCTAGATATCCCACCTGTAACAAAAGTTATTAAGATCGAAGAAATTAATGCATGCGAAAGAACTATTAAAGTACACAGGAAGATTGAAGATGGCTATGAAGTTATTAAAGCTAAGCTTCCATGTTTACTAACAGTTGAAAAGGAAATAAATGAAATTTCCTATTCACCTCTTCCAAATATGATCAAAGCGGCTAGATATAATCCTGTAATCTGGACTGTTGATGATTTTGCTGATGTTGATATTTCGCAGTTAGGTCTCAAGGGATCACCGACTGTTGTAGGCAAAATGTGGGCACCACAACCACCAGAAAGTGCGAAGTTGTTGGAAGGAAGTTCGTCTAAGCAAGTTAGCGAAATGGTTACTGTTTTACTAACTGAAAAGCTCGAACTATTCGAACAGAAATAG
- the ric gene encoding iron-sulfur cluster repair di-iron protein: MLLKINSEMNVGDIVTAFPQAADLFKKYRIDFCCGGNQPLKEVIKEKELNEQEIVDQLNDSYSKAQTQNGNEVNWSDASNLKIIDHVIHTHHAFLNEELPQLGQFVTKVYRVHGMNHPHLAEVYNKYHDLKKELIEHLIKEEQSVFPLIKDYDENPSSDKLESLKKAIIELESEHDQAGDLLKQIRELTNDFTLPPGACMTYTLTYQRLEALETDMFTHVHLENNILFPRILSM; encoded by the coding sequence ATGTTATTAAAGATAAATAGTGAAATGAATGTAGGGGATATTGTAACAGCATTTCCACAAGCAGCTGATCTCTTTAAAAAGTATCGAATAGATTTCTGTTGTGGTGGCAATCAGCCATTAAAGGAAGTAATTAAAGAGAAAGAGTTAAACGAACAAGAAATTGTAGACCAGTTAAACGACTCATATTCAAAAGCTCAAACTCAAAATGGAAATGAAGTTAATTGGTCAGATGCGTCTAATCTCAAAATCATTGATCATGTTATTCACACGCACCATGCTTTTTTAAATGAAGAGTTACCGCAGTTAGGTCAATTTGTTACAAAAGTATACCGTGTTCATGGTATGAATCATCCACATTTAGCTGAGGTCTATAATAAATATCACGACCTAAAAAAAGAATTAATAGAACATTTAATTAAAGAAGAACAAAGTGTATTCCCTTTGATTAAAGATTATGATGAAAATCCTTCTTCTGATAAACTAGAATCCTTAAAGAAAGCCATAATCGAGCTTGAATCAGAGCATGACCAAGCAGGAGACTTGCTAAAACAGATTAGAGAGCTTACAAATGATTTCACATTACCTCCTGGTGCTTGTATGACCTACACACTAACATACCAACGATTAGAAGCACTTGAAACAGATATGTTTACCCATGTACACTTGGAAAATAATATTCTATTCCCTCGTATTCTATCAATGTAA
- a CDS encoding FbpB family small basic protein, producing the protein METIKAKKFNFKELVEANKESLLQDKEALEKIEKKIEDKAIQNDKKLVRS; encoded by the coding sequence GTGGAAACAATTAAAGCGAAAAAATTTAATTTCAAGGAATTAGTTGAAGCGAACAAGGAGAGCTTGTTACAAGATAAAGAAGCACTAGAAAAAATCGAAAAAAAAATTGAGGACAAAGCGATCCAAAACGATAAGAAACTTGTCAGAAGTTAA